The genomic segment tttttcaaaagttGCTTAATTAGGGGGAGTGTCGGGTGTAACTTCTTGTCTTGTGTGGTGCTCatgttcagaacggctgtcagtcaaccCATACAGCactgtgaagcgcagagcctgAGCTCCAACGTCATTTAGagaatgttactgtacagccactgtgttccaatttaggtgcttattttatttatttaacctttattttatcagggagtcatgctgagaccaaggtctcttttacagatgagccatgaattacataaattaaaaaaaatacacacatcaatataaatacaaaatgcaagcagaaagtaagaaagaaagaaaaaccaaatcagtgcccaaatctgccattttcaacctgtatacgGGTACGAATGTAAAGGGttaactgtgtgtgcgtgtgtgcgtgtgtgtgtgtgtgtgtgggcatctCTTTAATGCAGATGTTGAAAGAGTAGGCCTACCTTCCCatcagtgtatgtgtgttagtCTGGAGAGGGGGTAGGTTAGTCAGGAAGTGTTTGTTTGCTGTACACCCGTCTTTTCGTTTATTTGTTCCTGTTAACACCCCCACATGTTTGTGTTTTGCATGAAGAGCTTTGGAGTGGCCTTCATACTGCCCTCTGATCTGCTCTgttatcactccctctctctgcccttcaTCCTCTCCATCTTTTTCTGTCGTTCAcactttttctctgtctctctctgtctctgtcactgtctctctctctctctcggtctgtatttctgtctctctctctagtactTTGTCTGAGTGTGTTCTTCAGGGAGGCAGTGATTCCGGCCAGAACAGAGCAGTCATAACAATCTGTAACCTTACATGTACTCACATTCTCCTCTCTCTGCGCTCTCCTCGCAGGCGTGTCGTCATCGGCCCCTTTTGAAGGAGGCTTTGTGGCGTGAGCCAGCAACAGGAGTGCATCATCACCACTCCCTGTGGTTCCCCTGGTTACTGCACTGAAAATCCGCTTTGATGAGGTAACGCCGGGGCGACGGAGGACAAAACCGACCCAAACTAACAGCTTCCTCCTCCCCCCTTTCCGCTCCCCCTTTCTCACCgccaccatgggccagaaaatcTCTGGCGGCGTCAAGTCAGTGGACAGTCGCGGCGAGGGCGGCTCCCCCTCGTTCCGTCCCGCCTCCCACCGCAGGCACGTCCATCCCGAGCTGCGGGGCCCCGACTTCCACAAGCCACCCCGGTTGGACTTACTTCTAGACATGCCCCCCGCGCCCCCTGACCTACAGCTCCGACACGCCTGGAACCCAGAGGATCGCTCGCTCAACGTCTTCATCAAGGAGGAGGACAAACTGACCTTCCACCGCCACCCCGTAGCCCAGAGCACCGACTGCATCCGCGGCCAAGTGGGTTACACGCGGGGACTTCACGTCTGGCGGATCCACTGGCCGGCGAGACAGCGAGGGACACATGCCGTGGTGGGAGTTGCCACCGCCGATGCCCCTTTACACTCAGTCGGCTACATGGCGCTAGTGGGCAGTGACTCTGAGTCCTGGGGGTGGGACTTAGGCAGGAACCGACTGTACCACGATAGTAAGAACCGGGCCCAGGCTTCCCTACCTTCGTATCCGTGTTTCTTAGAGCCTGAGGAGGCTTTTGTATTGCCGGACGCTCTTCTAGTGGTGTTGGATATGGACGAGGGCACGTTGAGTTTCATGGTGGACGGACAGTACCTGGGAGTGGCGTTCAGAGGCCTGAAGGGGAAGAAGCTGTACCCCATCGTCAGCGCTGTGTGGGGCCACTGTGAGATCAGCATGAGATACGTCAATGGAATGGATCGTAAGTGTcatctcctctttcctcccctctctctctttctgctgtcTCTCACAGGAATGATTAAGTAGAGGTCTAGACTGTATTTTTGCTAAATTGCTAAATTTgcttcctctatccatctcttcaTTACCGCTGATCTTACAGGATATTAGAAGCAGCATGGTGGGAGGTATTTTAAGCCAAAGTGATCATGAAGGAGAACAAACGAGGAAAGCAAAGCCCTTTGAAGGCAACATAGAACATGGAACTTTACCTTGCGTCATTATAGGATGCTTTCCTGGAAAAGATACAATGACTGTTTAGAacatgagagggcagatacagaAGCAAAGCAGAACCTACAGTGTCTGATTCGGTCATTTTAGACCGATGTAGAGATAGTGTAGACACTGAAGTCATTTAGCTTCGCAATGAACAGGGTTCTTTGTTTCCTGTACTGTCAACATTTGATTAAATTATTTGTTAAAAACACATACAGTCATATCATTTTGAGATATTACATAAGATAGTGTAGAAGCAGTATATCCATTCCAAATGATAAAAACACACCTCATAAGACTTCTATGATGGTCTTATATCGACCAGATATTGACCTGGTAAAGCTAGGTGGCTTGACCAATGGCCCCTCTACATAATGAGCAATGCTGTCGATATTGAAGTGCTGAGTCCTTGAGAACACCAACATACCCCGAGGCCCAGCAGCTccgactttgtttacataagacaacacgtcTGGCATTTTTTTACTTGAGGAATACTGCACCAAAgaccttagttagatgtaaaattgcacaacGAAAACATCCTCtgcaaaaacatcaacatttattacagatttcttgagttatcttagatgcattctggggattttgaggaagttAAATATGCTTCTGTGTCTAcagtgtctcatgggggacaaacatcattaaccaaaATAAATGAAATCTCGTTTTTCCAATTGGCGTGTTCATTCGCTCTTTAACCACTCTACCTCCATATAATATAATTCTCATcccataaagtgtgtgtgtgtgtgtgtgtgtgtgtgtgtgtgtggggagaatCACAGGGTGTTCCTCTGGTCTCAGTCTAAACACTGTTTCTTTGAAGAACTTGTTTAAactccctccccccacacacctGCAAAGAGTGTTTTTATAACACACTTTTGATCTGACGTCTGGCAGACTCTTGGGTGTGCGAAGTGcttagtaaatcaaatcaaatcaatctttATTTATgaagcacatttcagacatggaattcaacacaatgtgctttacagaaaaaaactaataaaaacgatcaaaataaaaactgaaatatttactatacaacaaacataagaggataaaaaaacaaaagaataacaataaaaactgaatgactgaaaagcaccctgaggaaaagcaGAGCTAGAAAGGTGTGTTTTTAGGTATGCAAAGCTAAAAAAGTGTCCGTCTTAAAAATGTCCACAttttctctggcaggctattccagaggctgggggcatagtaattaaaggctgcctctccatgcctcttggtcctaggctttgggttagttaaaaggccagtgccagatgacctgagggacctacaatcgtggattgatttaaaaaccaatagaataatcttaaaattaattataaaactcacaggaaaccagtgcagagaccttaaaaccagTGTAATGTGTGCtgtccgtctggtcttggtcagtacccgtgctgcagcattctgtatgttttgcagttgaccaatggctttcttgggtaggccaaacaggagagcattacagtagtcaagcctgcttgtaataaaagcatgatgagtctctctgtatcagcctgagatagAAAGGGctgcaccttggcaatgttcctcaggtggtaaaaagctatattggtcacattcctaatgtgtgatttaAAATTGAGtccagaatctaaaataacacctacgtttttttacctggtgttttttatctttattgcctgtgaattaaaatgtgcgtccagattctctctgtgctttggctccaacaataagtacctcgatcttgtcttgatttagctggaggacgttgtgagccatccaagtatttaaatcactaatacagtctaataatttatctgtggagctaaaatcctctggtgacacagaagtgtaaagttgtgtatcgtctgcgtagcagtgaaaatcaatgctgtgctttctgaaaACGCAGCCAAAGGGGTAACATatgctaccagtcaaaagttttagaacacttactcattcaagagtttttcttagtttttactattttctacattgtagaataattgtgaagacatcaaaactatgaaataacacacatggaatcatgtagtaaccaaaaaggtgttaaacaaatcaaaatatatttaatatttgagattcttcaaatagccaccgtttgccttgatgacagctttgcgcacacttggcattctctcaaccatgaggttgtcacctggaatgcatttcaattaacaggtgtgccttctttaaagttaatttgtggaattgctttccttcttaatgcgtttgagccaatcagttgtgttgtgacaaggtcaggggagtatacagaagatggccctatttggtaaaaaaccaagtTCATactatgtcaagaacagctcaaataagcaaagacaaacgacagtccatcattactttacgacatgaaggtcagtcaatatggaacatttcaagaactttgaacgtttcttcaagtgcagtcgcaaaaaccatcaagcgctatgatgaaactggctctcatgaggaccatcacaggaatggaagacccagagttacctctgctgcagaggatacgttaattagagttaccagcctcagaaattgcagcccaaataaatgcttcacagagttcaagtaacagacacatctcaacataaactgttcagaggagactgcgtgaatcaggccttcatggttgaattgttgcaaagaaaccactaataaaggacaccaataagaagaagagacttgcttgggccaagaaacatcagcaatggacattagaccggtggaaatttgtcctttggtctggagtccaaatttgagatttttggttccaaccgccgtgtccttgtgagacgcggtgtgggtgaacagatgatctccgcttGTGTATTTCtgaccgtaaagcatggaggaggaggtgttatggtgtgggagtgctttgctggtgacactgtctgtgatttatttagaattcaaggcacacttaaccagcatggctaccacagcattctgcagcgatacgccatcacatctggtttgggcttagtggtactatcatttgtttttcaataggacaatgacccaacacacctccaggctgtgtaagggctatttgaccaagaaggagagtgatggagtgctgcatcagatgaggtttgggatgagttggaccgcagagtgaaggaaaagcagccaacaagtgctcagcatatgtgggaactccttcaagactgttggaaaagcattccaggtgaagctggttgagagaatgctaagtgtgtgcaaagctgtcatcaaggcaaagggtggctatttgaagaatatcaaatataaaatatattttgatttgtttaacactttttttggttactacatgatttcacatgtgttatttcatagttttgatgtcttcactattattctacaatgtagaaaatagtaaaaataaagaaaaacccttgaatgagtaggtgttctaaaggtTTTGACCGGCAGTgaatataaactgaacagtacccgacccaaaatcgaaccttgtggaaTGCCACATGTGATATGGATTTTatctgagttatgttcaccaagggtggCAAACTCTTGAtcggttaaataggtcctaaaccaatttagaactggaccgaagaggccaacccacctctccagtctgtccagaaggacattgTGGTCAACAGTGTTGAATGCAGCTCTTAAATCcagagtacaaggacagagagctgtttggcatctgtgttggctctaagataatttaccactttaactaaggctgtctctgtgATGTGGTGGGCCCGAAAAccagattggatttgtttttAAATACAGTTGGCccttaaaatatatttagatgttTAGAAAACCAATTTCTCCAGAATTTGAATTAGGTGTTGGGGATAGGAtcgagaaggcaggtagaaggcttatgttgtgatatcactttcctgagcatgtctgtgtcaaccagggaaaataaatccataTTGCCTTTGCGTGGGAGGCTAGGGCACATATgatcaaacttctcatcaggtcttgcttgactgatactcagcctaatgtttgttatcttatctctgaaatatgccgCAAACTAATCtcatttagatgtggaggaaagttcacataggtttgcCGTGGTAGGTTTTATTAGGCCATCAATGTTCGAGAATAATTATTCTGATTATTAGTGATCAAGTTAGAAAAATGAACCCGTCTGGCATTTCTAATTGTCTTGATATATATGTTTCTCTTTTAATTTATTAGTTTCCTCACTCATCCAAGGGGCTCTCCATTTGGATGTGGCCTTTTTTAAACTTTACTGGAGCTTTGGCATCAATGGTTGCACTTAATTTGCTATTCAAGTTATCAACTAAATCATCACAAGAGGAAGACCGAATAGGTGATGGAGTATTGTTCATACACTCAATAAATTCTGTAGCAACTTCAGAGGTAAGATAGTGTTTCTTAATAATGTATTCAGTATTACCCTGTGCTATGGGCAACAAGGTAGTAAAAATACACAGTGGTgatcagataaagcaacatcaacaatagaggatatgtcaatagaaagccccttggtaataaccaggtccagagtatggccgcggTTATGGGTGGGCCCAGTAACATGTTGGATAAAGTCCATATAGCTCAAAAGATTAATACATTCAGTGGCCTTGGAGTAAAGTCTCATTGTCaacatgaatattaaaatcacccaaCACAGTGATTTTATCATAGTTCTCAAGGACAATAGTTCAGAGAAATCAGTAAAGAAAGTGGGGCAGTGCTTTGGTGGCCTACAGGGTTATGGCCAGCACTGGTGGCTGACATTTATAGCACGATGCTCAAAAGACCCAAAGTCCCCAAATGAAATGTCCTTACAGCTGACAGCATTAGTAAAAAATAGTCTGTCCCCCCACCCTTTTCCCCTTTTCTGATAGAGTATGAATAGCTGTAGTCCGGGGGGAGGCTTCAATTAGTGACAAACATGCAATCAACTTTGCGCTCAGTAATGAGGTCATTCACGAGAAAAGTTTTACTAGTGATTGCGCTAACATTTAAAAGTGCCATATTCAATGAGTGTGGGCCACTCTGCCCCTGAGGCATCTGCCTAGAGGTAACCAAAGGAATAGCAACCAAATTGTTAACGTTACAACCATTTTTTCTGACAGTCTCCAATCTATCAGAATGGTAGGAGTTGACAGTTTGTATAAACTCACTAGAAAGCGGAGTTAAAGGAACTTAAATTAGGTTACTCACAATAACCATAGTGCCATTTCTATAGGAGTTGATATGgtttccaagtcctctgttgcttattctgacagggagaactggagcactaccagaccctgtctgtcagtctctaaaACAGTTTGCGATGTTGATGGAAATAATCCTGGAACCCCTGCAGTTAGGGTGAATTCCGTCTCTTTTAGAAAGTGCTAGATAAATGTCTTCCAAGCCTTTCTGGAGTCATATTTGATATATCAACATGGAGTGTTTTTGGCTGTTGCTCGGTGGAAACAGAAAGGAAAACAAGCCCCTCTAAAGCATGAAACACATGAGaaatctcactgccgatagactgccgataggtacttatcacagtgggaggccgttccttctcttgctagaacataAGCGGTACCTGCTGCGTGCCGACCCGGTAGCAACGACCTACGCAATGCTCATCAGTGGCCGCTTATGTTCTAGCAACTTTGAGACAGTAAGCACGGACCCCCACGTGAGGGAGCGaacaaaataaacattttctCCGTACATCTACGGATGACCCAGTCACACTTCAaatgcaatgtaggctatgggatggtagctagctaagtgcacagacgcaatgcacacaacactaaatacttcctccaagctaGCTAACCATTGTGGCTAGTA from the Coregonus clupeaformis isolate EN_2021a chromosome 14, ASM2061545v1, whole genome shotgun sequence genome contains:
- the LOC121580778 gene encoding SPRY domain-containing SOCS box protein 4-like isoform X2, which gives rise to MGQKISGGVKSVDSRGEGGSPSFRPASHRRHVHPELRGPDFHKPPRLDLLLDMPPAPPDLQLRHAWNPEDRSLNVFIKEEDKLTFHRHPVAQSTDCIRGQVGYTRGLHVWRIHWPARQRGTHAVVGVATADAPLHSVGYMALVGSDSESWGWDLGRNRLYHDSKNRAQASLPSYPCFLEPEEAFVLPDALLVVLDMDEGTLSFMVDGQYLGVAFRGLKGKKLYPIVSAVWGHCEISMRYVNGMDRY
- the LOC121580778 gene encoding SPRY domain-containing SOCS box protein 4-like isoform X1 produces the protein MGQKISGGVKSVDSRGEGGSPSFRPASHRRHVHPELRGPDFHKPPRLDLLLDMPPAPPDLQLRHAWNPEDRSLNVFIKEEDKLTFHRHPVAQSTDCIRGQVGYTRGLHVWRIHWPARQRGTHAVVGVATADAPLHSVGYMALVGSDSESWGWDLGRNRLYHDSKNRAQASLPSYPCFLEPEEAFVLPDALLVVLDMDEGTLSFMVDGQYLGVAFRGLKGKKLYPIVSAVWGHCEISMRYVNGMDPEPLPLMDLCRRATRVALGRERLQEIETLPLPQSLKNYLLYQ